One Undibacter mobilis genomic region harbors:
- a CDS encoding TonB-dependent receptor domain-containing protein: MDGVVPASSRVNGAASTIGGLRRFGILLLSTTVLGFGTAATKTTPAHAQGARTAAAGQTVRFSISAQPLSSAVTAFIRATGWQISYSTALVQGKTSAAIVGDMPPAQALKRLVAGTGIDVRIGAAGSAALIDSAAFNANSAVASDGTLMLDTIDVYGTGRTAVEAPYQTPAPVSHISGETIERFRGSSPADIFRGTPGVLSGEARNGGGSIDVNVRGMQGMGRVAVNVDGAENGLSVYQGYQGISNRTYIDPDLLAGADILKGSDASSRGIAGTVSMRTLGANDVVKPGEKWGVWVKGGFGTNTTAPKPGSLGGYTWPMPYVSDPQPYPVPTAQASGLDRPNALTPTSGSFSTIAAIKEKNYDLLWGYAKRQQGNYFAGKNGPGAQVIDTGPQPLCYPSGTCYYPPHPISYAHVYQNGGLSSYRAGEQVLNTWLNTESWIAKGTLRDNNGQSLQLGYNGYRAQAGDLLASLFGSTRSQAVEQTQSDDTKLDTGTLRYRFQPNENGFVDLKANLWLTTLRLRTPLRVSSAAAKPEDFGLPRDYKTGNDARMWGGDVSNKSHLSLNRFGSFDLTYGFSYIHESTQPTPYSSQLTLGIPTRDGTRSESGFFGKVAYKPVDWLTLNGGLRYSRSTSLDLSTQTNAAYVNPDASREYKGYSPSGGVVVEPIKGAQLYANYSSALRMPTLFETVAAYTLVVNPNLRPERSNNWEFGVNLDKTGLFSSNDKAMMKFGYFNWNVKDYVARQSRQFVDPTYGYAYTALTILNIDRAKFSGLEFSGRYENGGFSADLAANYYLNVEFCPIPNSCSASTLSGDYATNQVPPQYSANLTLSQKLLNDDLTVGTRVSHTGPRSVKYGAVQYGAAAIISPIVWQPYWLFDVFAEYKLTRDVTMWTSVENLNDQYYVDPLSLVAQPSPGRTLRFGMTGKFGGAEPASPASLGRVFAPARTAANWSGFYAGVNGAYNYADITGRTTQLDGTSGRYGASESPDFNLDAMSFGIHAGFNHQFVNRMVVGVEADIAKTQMSGSQITYATEGATENFGSNLFRQRQYEAVQKESVQWLSTLRGRLGYAVNDRLMVYGTGGLAFMRHDAERTQYATVSRSFTTTAATFTEEASRTRTGYVIGGGLEYALDKSWSLKGEYLLARFAEEGPMVFANAKAGVVDANNYGYPVTANTVTGRRVFSKVDIPMIRLGVNYRF, encoded by the coding sequence ATGGACGGTGTGGTTCCGGCTTCGTCGCGCGTGAATGGAGCCGCCAGCACGATCGGTGGTTTGCGGCGTTTCGGCATTCTGCTGCTGTCGACGACCGTGCTTGGCTTCGGGACCGCGGCGACAAAGACAACACCGGCCCATGCGCAAGGCGCCCGCACGGCGGCTGCCGGTCAAACTGTTCGCTTTTCGATTTCCGCACAGCCTTTGTCGTCGGCCGTCACGGCTTTTATTCGCGCGACGGGCTGGCAGATCAGCTATTCGACGGCATTGGTGCAGGGCAAGACATCGGCGGCGATCGTCGGCGACATGCCGCCGGCGCAGGCACTGAAACGGCTTGTTGCCGGCACCGGCATCGATGTGCGCATCGGCGCTGCGGGCTCGGCTGCTCTGATTGATTCCGCTGCGTTCAATGCCAACAGCGCGGTGGCGTCGGACGGAACGCTGATGCTCGATACGATCGACGTCTACGGCACCGGCCGCACCGCGGTCGAAGCGCCTTATCAGACACCGGCGCCCGTGAGCCATATCTCGGGCGAGACCATCGAGCGTTTCCGCGGCTCGTCGCCGGCCGACATCTTCCGCGGCACGCCCGGCGTGCTGTCCGGTGAAGCGCGTAACGGTGGCGGCAGCATCGACGTTAACGTGCGCGGCATGCAGGGCATGGGGCGCGTCGCGGTCAATGTCGATGGCGCAGAAAACGGCCTCTCCGTCTATCAGGGCTATCAGGGCATCTCTAACCGCACTTATATCGACCCCGATCTTCTGGCGGGCGCCGATATTCTGAAAGGTTCGGACGCCAGTTCGCGCGGGATTGCCGGCACCGTGTCGATGCGCACATTGGGCGCGAACGATGTCGTGAAACCGGGCGAAAAGTGGGGCGTCTGGGTTAAGGGCGGTTTCGGCACCAATACGACGGCGCCAAAGCCGGGCTCTCTTGGCGGTTACACCTGGCCCATGCCTTATGTCAGCGATCCGCAGCCTTATCCGGTCCCAACGGCGCAGGCCTCGGGACTCGACCGGCCGAATGCACTGACGCCGACCAGTGGTTCTTTCAGCACCATCGCGGCGATCAAGGAAAAGAATTACGATCTGCTGTGGGGCTACGCCAAGCGGCAGCAGGGCAATTATTTCGCCGGTAAGAATGGTCCCGGTGCGCAGGTGATCGATACCGGCCCACAGCCGCTCTGCTATCCAAGCGGTACATGCTACTATCCACCGCACCCGATTTCCTACGCTCACGTTTATCAGAACGGCGGGTTGTCGAGCTATCGCGCCGGCGAGCAGGTTCTCAACACCTGGCTGAACACCGAATCGTGGATCGCCAAGGGCACGTTGCGTGATAACAACGGTCAGAGCTTGCAACTCGGCTATAATGGTTATCGTGCGCAGGCGGGTGATCTGCTGGCGTCGCTATTCGGGAGTACGCGATCGCAGGCGGTCGAACAGACGCAGTCCGACGACACCAAGCTCGACACCGGCACACTGCGCTATCGCTTTCAACCCAATGAAAACGGTTTTGTCGATCTGAAGGCCAATCTGTGGCTGACGACACTCAGGCTGCGCACACCGTTGCGCGTCAGTTCGGCCGCAGCCAAGCCGGAAGATTTCGGCCTGCCGCGTGACTACAAGACCGGCAACGACGCCCGGATGTGGGGCGGCGACGTCAGCAACAAGAGTCACCTGTCGCTCAATCGCTTCGGGTCGTTCGACCTGACCTACGGCTTCTCCTATATCCACGAGTCAACGCAGCCGACGCCTTACTCGAGCCAGCTCACATTGGGTATTCCGACCCGCGACGGCACCCGCAGTGAATCCGGCTTCTTCGGCAAGGTCGCCTACAAACCGGTGGACTGGCTCACGCTCAATGGCGGCCTGCGTTATTCGCGCAGTACGTCGCTTGATCTGAGCACGCAGACCAACGCCGCCTACGTCAATCCGGACGCGTCGCGCGAGTACAAGGGCTATAGTCCGTCCGGCGGCGTGGTTGTGGAGCCGATCAAGGGCGCGCAGCTATATGCCAATTACTCGAGCGCGTTGCGCATGCCGACCTTATTCGAGACCGTTGCCGCCTACACGCTGGTCGTCAATCCGAACCTGCGTCCGGAGCGTTCGAACAACTGGGAATTCGGCGTCAACTTGGACAAGACCGGTCTCTTCTCGTCGAACGACAAGGCGATGATGAAGTTCGGCTACTTCAACTGGAATGTGAAGGACTACGTCGCGCGCCAGAGCCGGCAGTTCGTCGATCCGACCTATGGCTATGCCTATACGGCTCTGACGATCCTCAACATCGATCGCGCGAAATTCTCGGGACTGGAATTTTCCGGCCGCTACGAGAACGGCGGTTTCAGCGCGGACCTGGCGGCGAATTACTACCTCAATGTCGAATTCTGCCCCATCCCCAATTCATGCTCGGCGTCGACCTTGTCGGGAGATTACGCGACCAATCAGGTGCCGCCGCAATATTCGGCCAATCTGACTCTGTCACAGAAATTGCTCAACGACGACCTTACGGTCGGCACCCGCGTCAGTCACACCGGCCCGCGCTCGGTGAAGTACGGCGCTGTACAGTACGGTGCGGCCGCGATCATCTCCCCGATCGTATGGCAGCCTTACTGGCTGTTCGATGTCTTCGCCGAGTACAAGCTGACCAGGGACGTCACCATGTGGACGTCGGTCGAGAACCTGAACGACCAATACTACGTCGATCCGCTCAGCCTCGTCGCACAACCAAGTCCGGGCCGCACCTTGCGCTTCGGCATGACCGGGAAGTTCGGCGGCGCCGAACCCGCATCGCCTGCATCGCTGGGGCGCGTGTTTGCACCGGCCCGGACCGCAGCCAACTGGAGCGGCTTCTACGCCGGCGTCAATGGGGCGTATAACTACGCCGACATCACCGGCCGGACGACGCAGCTCGATGGCACCAGCGGCCGCTATGGCGCATCCGAATCGCCGGACTTCAATCTGGACGCCATGTCTTTTGGCATCCACGCCGGCTTTAATCACCAGTTTGTCAACCGCATGGTTGTCGGTGTCGAAGCGGACATTGCCAAGACACAAATGAGCGGTTCGCAGATCACCTACGCGACCGAAGGTGCAACCGAGAACTTCGGCAGTAATCTGTTCCGCCAGCGGCAGTATGAAGCGGTGCAGAAGGAGAGCGTCCAGTGGCTGTCGACCTTGCGCGGCCGTCTCGGTTATGCGGTCAATGACCGTCTGATGGTTTACGGCACCGGCGGTCTTGCTTTCATGCGTCACGACGCCGAACGCACGCAATATGCGACAGTCTCGCGAAGTTTCACGACAACGGCGGCGACCTTTACCGAGGAAGCGTCCCGGACGCGTACCGGTTATGTCATCGGTGGCGGTCTTGAATATGCGCTCGATAAGTCGTGGTCGCTGAAGGGTGAATACCTGCTGGCGCGATTTGCTGAAGAAGGCCCGATGGTGTTTGCCAACGCCAAAGCCGGTGTCGTAGACGCCAACAACTATGGCTATCCGGTGACGGCGAATACGGTTACCGGCCGCCGCGTGTTCAGCAAGGTCGATATTCCGATGATCCGGCTCGGCGTCAACTATCGCTTCTGA
- a CDS encoding FecR family protein has translation MKRDDVNDKNGGRGLAHGDAVADEALDWVIRLRQPDADGATRVAFEAWLARSPSHGAEFRNIEAMWASPSFEKSARSLSPGQSVATPPVAVRRSRGVSRQMALAASIAILAIGVWQFPRLQLWLNADYVTAAGVQSTVTLPDGSTMMLNSGSAVAIDFAAGRRNVHLLKGEAFFDVRHDPQHPFRVAAHFGDVEVKGTAFAVKTLDKLDQVVLERGVVDVRRSASAHDKSTLAPRQMATATAASIMVSPVDLAHALAWRDGRIVFDNEPFANVVDELRRYYPGSLIVIGDSVKNLAVSGNYRIDDIEGAMRTLADAAGITMLRLPGSVVILR, from the coding sequence TTGAAGCGCGACGATGTCAACGACAAGAACGGGGGGCGGGGGCTCGCGCATGGCGACGCGGTCGCCGACGAGGCGCTGGACTGGGTCATCCGGTTGCGCCAGCCCGATGCCGACGGCGCGACGCGGGTGGCCTTCGAGGCCTGGCTCGCGCGCAGCCCGAGTCATGGGGCCGAATTTCGCAATATCGAGGCGATGTGGGCTTCCCCGTCTTTCGAAAAATCGGCCCGAAGCCTGTCGCCGGGACAGTCTGTGGCAACGCCGCCTGTTGCCGTGCGCCGCTCGCGCGGCGTATCGAGGCAAATGGCGCTGGCCGCGTCGATTGCTATTCTGGCTATCGGTGTCTGGCAATTTCCCCGTCTGCAGTTGTGGTTGAACGCGGATTACGTGACGGCGGCCGGTGTGCAATCGACGGTCACGTTGCCGGATGGTTCGACGATGATGCTGAACAGTGGCTCCGCCGTCGCGATCGATTTCGCCGCGGGCCGACGCAATGTTCATTTGCTGAAGGGCGAAGCCTTCTTTGACGTGCGCCACGATCCGCAACACCCTTTCCGCGTTGCCGCGCATTTCGGCGATGTTGAAGTCAAGGGCACGGCCTTTGCCGTCAAGACGCTGGATAAACTGGATCAGGTCGTTCTCGAGCGCGGCGTGGTCGATGTGCGGCGTTCGGCAAGTGCCCACGACAAGTCGACACTTGCACCGAGGCAAATGGCGACTGCGACCGCTGCGTCGATCATGGTGTCGCCGGTCGATCTCGCCCATGCCCTGGCGTGGCGCGACGGACGCATCGTGTTCGATAACGAACCGTTCGCGAATGTCGTCGACGAATTGCGTCGTTACTATCCCGGTTCTCTGATTGTCATCGGCGACAGCGTGAAGAATCTTGCGGTGTCAGGGAATTATCGCATCGACGACATCGAAGGCGCGATGCGCACATTGGCCGATGCGGCCGGCATCACGATGCTTCGTTTGCCGGGCAGTGTCGTCATTCTGAGATAG
- a CDS encoding RNA polymerase sigma factor, translating into MSALLNEVFLVQRNALMGAVFRIVRDRQTAEDLAQDAYLRARKAFEAGRIEHIEAFLHQTARNLAIDYLRRRKTRGELGAARPTETELSNIPADIPSLETELIERERLRTFQNAMTQLPDRVQTVLRFSRIEGWSNAQIAEHLGVSERTVFNDLKLALAHCRDSLARLESR; encoded by the coding sequence ATGTCTGCTTTGTTGAATGAGGTGTTTCTGGTGCAACGGAACGCCCTGATGGGGGCGGTGTTTCGTATCGTACGCGACCGGCAGACCGCCGAGGATCTGGCGCAGGATGCCTATCTGCGGGCCCGCAAAGCGTTCGAAGCCGGCCGCATCGAGCACATCGAAGCCTTCCTTCACCAGACCGCGCGCAATCTGGCGATCGACTATTTGCGCCGGCGCAAGACGCGGGGCGAGCTCGGCGCGGCCCGCCCGACCGAGACGGAGTTGAGCAACATTCCCGCCGACATTCCGTCGCTGGAAACGGAGCTGATCGAGCGAGAGCGGCTGCGCACGTTTCAGAATGCGATGACGCAACTTCCGGATCGGGTTCAGACCGTGCTGCGGTTCAGCCGTATCGAAGGCTGGTCTAACGCGCAGATTGCCGAGCACCTCGGTGTCTCCGAGCGCACAGTGTTCAACGACCTCAAGCTGGCGCTGGCCCATTGCCGCGATTCGCTTGCCCGGCTCGAATCCCGATAG
- a CDS encoding flavin reductase family protein, with the protein MFYQPSRKDHGLPHDPLSACIAPRPIGWISTIDNNGVSNLAPFSFFNGVGYNPPTVMFCPNGRDVNGDFSHTLVNVEQVHDFVVNIATYDLREAMNLTSRQLPPGASEFALAGLTEAPSRCVRAPGVAQSPIRLECRHLQTVHLPSTIPGYPLNIVFGEVVGVHISESVLTDGKVDYGKLRPIARLGYRQFAVIDAVFEMQSETFKYRP; encoded by the coding sequence ATGTTCTACCAACCCTCAAGAAAAGATCACGGCTTGCCGCACGACCCCTTGTCGGCTTGCATCGCCCCGAGGCCCATCGGATGGATCAGCACTATTGACAACAACGGGGTTTCCAACCTCGCGCCGTTCAGCTTTTTCAACGGCGTGGGCTACAACCCTCCGACGGTGATGTTTTGCCCGAACGGGCGCGACGTGAACGGAGACTTCAGTCACACACTGGTCAATGTGGAACAGGTCCACGATTTCGTCGTGAATATCGCCACCTACGATCTTCGGGAAGCGATGAACTTGACCAGCCGCCAGTTGCCGCCGGGCGCGAGCGAATTCGCGCTCGCCGGCTTGACCGAGGCGCCATCGCGATGTGTGAGGGCGCCGGGTGTCGCGCAATCGCCGATCCGACTCGAATGCAGGCACTTGCAGACAGTCCACCTGCCGTCGACGATACCAGGCTACCCCTTGAACATCGTTTTCGGCGAGGTAGTCGGCGTGCACATCAGTGAAAGCGTCCTCACGGACGGCAAGGTTGACTACGGCAAGCTGCGGCCGATCGCCCGCCTGGGCTATCGGCAGTTCGCCGTCATCGACGCCGTGTTCGAAATGCAGAGCGAGACGTTTAAATATCGCCCTTGA
- a CDS encoding Bug family tripartite tricarboxylate transporter substrate binding protein → MFFQWSGVTMRKYIFLGLIVALFGEMGNVQLHAQTADFPTRVIKLVVPYSAGGGTDIVARRFARELEKIGGHPVIVENRAGAGGLIGTQNVINADADGYTLLIGDNSTNSFVPALAKVPRYNPVSDLTPISLLIEVPNVLVAHPSLQVNSLSDLVALAKSRPGELNSGTAGVGSFSHVATELLNVIAGTKIICVAYKGGAEALPAVLKGEVQVEIMPIRNAMPYIEVGQLKAVAVTSQARSALLPNVATVGETFPKYTADNWYGIYAPAKLPQNVLTKLSDMTDTAKNTQAMHDTAKDYGATIKKTTPAEFKATASEDYIKWAALIDEIKIPKN, encoded by the coding sequence ATGTTTTTTCAATGGAGCGGCGTGACAATGCGAAAATACATTTTCCTTGGCTTGATTGTTGCTCTCTTCGGCGAGATGGGGAACGTCCAGCTTCACGCGCAGACGGCAGATTTCCCGACACGTGTCATCAAGCTTGTGGTGCCTTATTCGGCTGGCGGGGGCACCGACATCGTTGCACGGCGCTTCGCGCGCGAACTTGAGAAGATCGGGGGGCACCCTGTCATCGTTGAAAATCGCGCCGGCGCCGGCGGATTGATCGGCACTCAGAACGTTATCAACGCCGACGCGGACGGCTACACGCTGCTGATCGGCGACAATTCCACGAACAGCTTTGTACCGGCTTTGGCCAAGGTCCCGCGGTACAATCCAGTCTCCGACCTGACGCCCATCAGCCTGCTGATCGAAGTCCCCAACGTTCTCGTTGCGCATCCGAGCCTTCAGGTAAACTCACTGTCCGATCTTGTCGCCCTTGCAAAGTCGCGCCCCGGAGAACTCAATTCCGGGACGGCGGGTGTCGGTAGCTTCTCGCACGTGGCGACGGAGCTTCTGAACGTCATCGCCGGCACGAAGATCATTTGCGTAGCCTATAAAGGCGGCGCGGAAGCGTTGCCGGCGGTTCTCAAGGGAGAGGTTCAGGTCGAGATCATGCCAATCCGCAACGCCATGCCTTACATCGAGGTCGGGCAACTCAAGGCGGTAGCCGTGACTTCTCAAGCCCGATCGGCGCTGCTTCCCAATGTGGCGACTGTCGGCGAGACGTTCCCGAAATACACGGCCGATAATTGGTACGGCATCTACGCTCCCGCCAAGCTTCCGCAAAACGTTTTGACCAAGCTGTCGGACATGACCGACACGGCGAAGAACACCCAGGCCATGCATGATACGGCGAAGGATTACGGCGCCACCATCAAGAAGACCACGCCTGCTGAATTCAAGGCGACCGCATCCGAAGACTATATCAAGTGGGCTGCGCTTATAGACGAAATCAAAATTCCGAAGAACTGA
- a CDS encoding tyrosine-type recombinase/integrase → MKKPPLLKQGMWRAFGRETRHHWPCLAHGAAGFAHIFRHSAAVHMAEAGIAMEVIAQLLGHEDVSVTREIYARFPPTYLREAAAALAFGNAGSTNLETATQRADNHLE, encoded by the coding sequence TTGAAGAAGCCCCCGCTCCTCAAGCAAGGAATGTGGCGTGCGTTCGGCAGAGAAACGCGGCATCACTGGCCGTGCCTCGCACATGGAGCGGCCGGTTTCGCCCACATCTTCCGGCACTCGGCCGCCGTGCACATGGCAGAGGCCGGCATAGCGATGGAGGTGATTGCGCAACTCCTCGGCCACGAGGATGTCAGCGTCACGCGCGAGATTTATGCAAGATTTCCGCCGACCTATCTGCGGGAGGCCGCAGCGGCGCTCGCATTCGGCAATGCTGGTTCAACGAACCTGGAGACCGCCACTCAAAGGGCGGATAACCATCTTGAATGA
- the cpdR gene encoding cell cycle two-component system response regulator CpdR: MSKILLAEDDTDMRRFLVKALQNAGFDVTSYDNGLSAYQRLREEPFELLLTDIVMPEMDGIELARRAAELDPDIKIMFITGFAAVALNADSTAPKQAKVLSKPVHLRDLVNEVHKMLAA; encoded by the coding sequence ATGTCGAAGATTTTGCTGGCCGAAGACGATACCGATATGCGGCGCTTTCTGGTCAAGGCGCTGCAAAACGCCGGTTTCGACGTGACCTCCTATGACAACGGCCTGTCGGCCTATCAGCGGCTGCGCGAGGAACCTTTCGAACTGCTGCTGACCGATATCGTGATGCCGGAAATGGACGGGATCGAGCTGGCCCGCCGGGCCGCCGAACTCGACCCCGACATCAAGATCATGTTCATCACCGGTTTTGCCGCCGTGGCCCTGAACGCGGATTCGACCGCGCCGAAGCAGGCCAAGGTTCTGTCCAAGCCGGTCCACCTGCGCGACCTCGTCAACGAGGTCCACAAGATGCTGGCGGCCTGA
- a CDS encoding N-formylglutamate amidohydrolase, producing MQDFDPPFEIVESAALAGPLLFNSPHSGAIYPEAFLRLSQLDVATLRRSEDSFVDELFAGVVAQGYPMMRAHFPRCFVDVNREPYELDPRMFEGRLPSFANTRSMRVAGGLGTVARVVGDAQEIYGRRIPVDAALARIESLYKPYHRALRRLFSKLHRDFGYAILIDCHSMPSTAGQRDERPRPEFVIGDRYGTSCTGAVTEVIEQTLRELGYTVSRNKPYAGGFITEHYGNPAAGLHAVQLEINRALYMDEQRHKRTAGFERLCEDIGKLANCVGEIPPGELQPYRAAAE from the coding sequence ATCCAGGATTTCGACCCGCCGTTCGAGATCGTCGAGTCGGCGGCGCTCGCCGGGCCGCTGCTGTTCAATTCGCCGCATTCCGGCGCCATCTATCCGGAGGCGTTCCTGCGGCTCTCGCAGCTCGATGTCGCCACCTTGCGCCGCTCGGAGGATTCCTTCGTCGACGAATTGTTCGCCGGCGTGGTGGCGCAGGGCTATCCCATGATGCGCGCGCATTTCCCGCGCTGCTTTGTCGATGTGAACCGCGAGCCTTACGAGCTCGATCCGCGCATGTTCGAAGGCCGCCTGCCCTCCTTCGCCAATACCCGCTCGATGCGGGTGGCCGGCGGGCTCGGCACCGTCGCCCGCGTCGTCGGCGACGCGCAGGAAATCTATGGCCGACGCATTCCGGTGGACGCGGCGCTGGCGCGCATCGAGAGCCTGTACAAGCCCTATCACCGCGCGCTGCGGCGGCTGTTTTCGAAGCTGCACCGCGATTTCGGTTACGCCATCCTGATCGATTGCCACTCGATGCCCTCGACCGCCGGCCAGCGCGACGAGCGGCCGCGGCCGGAATTCGTCATCGGCGACCGCTACGGCACCAGCTGCACCGGCGCGGTGACGGAGGTGATCGAGCAGACCTTGCGCGAACTGGGCTACACGGTGAGCCGCAACAAGCCCTATGCCGGCGGCTTCATCACCGAGCATTACGGCAATCCGGCTGCCGGGCTGCATGCCGTCCAGCTCGAGATCAACCGCGCGCTCTACATGGATGAGCAGCGCCACAAGCGCACCGCCGGGTTTGAGCGATTGTGTGAGGATATTGGAAAGCTGGCGAACTGCGTTGGCGAGATTCCGCCCGGGGAGCTGCAGCCCTATCGCGCGGCCGCCGAATAA
- the hisN gene encoding histidinol-phosphatase — protein sequence MTAIDFTSFVDRLAAVSGETIMPFFRSALTVENKKAGGFDPVTAADRAAEEAMRSQIRKAFPEHGILGEEYGSERTDSEYVWVLDPIDGTKSFISGMVAWGTLIGLMRFGEPVYGMMHQPFTRERFSGDNGAALYRGPTGNRSLNVRPCTGLDDALLFTTSPLLMKETDRAQFRKVENKVRLSRYGGDCYAYCMLAAGQIDLIIETELKPYDIIALIPIIHGAGGIITTWEGTPAQGGGRVVVAGDKRVHEAALEILNRV from the coding sequence ATGACGGCCATCGATTTTACCAGCTTCGTCGACCGACTAGCCGCCGTTTCGGGCGAAACCATTATGCCCTTCTTCCGGTCAGCGTTGACCGTCGAGAACAAGAAGGCCGGTGGCTTCGACCCGGTCACCGCTGCCGACCGCGCGGCGGAAGAAGCCATGCGCAGCCAGATCCGCAAGGCCTTCCCCGAACACGGCATTCTCGGCGAGGAATACGGCTCGGAGCGTACCGATTCCGAATATGTCTGGGTGCTCGATCCGATCGACGGCACCAAGTCTTTCATCTCGGGCATGGTGGCCTGGGGCACGCTGATTGGGCTGATGCGTTTCGGCGAACCGGTCTACGGCATGATGCACCAGCCGTTCACACGCGAACGCTTTTCCGGCGACAACGGCGCGGCGCTTTATCGCGGCCCGACCGGCAATCGCAGCCTCAACGTGCGGCCCTGTACCGGGCTTGACGATGCGCTTCTCTTCACCACCAGCCCGTTGCTCATGAAAGAGACCGACCGTGCGCAGTTCCGCAAGGTCGAGAACAAAGTGAGGCTGTCGCGATATGGTGGCGATTGCTACGCGTATTGCATGCTGGCGGCCGGGCAGATCGATCTGATCATCGAAACCGAACTGAAGCCTTACGACATCATCGCTCTCATCCCGATCATCCATGGCGCCGGTGGCATCATTACCACGTGGGAAGGCACGCCTGCGCAAGGCGGCGGCCGCGTCGTGGTCGCTGGCGACAAGCGCGTGCATGAGGCGGCGTTGGAAATCCTGAACCGGGTATAG
- a CDS encoding alpha/beta fold hydrolase: protein MKFVSIPANPVPENGLAGVVKTPDGVSLRYGRWEPPPGRKGTVVILQGRAEFIEKYFETVRDLRARGFAVATFDWRGQGLSDRAFSDRRKGYVRNFAQYAMDLDTIMEQVVLPDCPPPYFVLGHSMGGAVAIRACHDGRRWFERVVLSAPMLALPPRRFAGMAAPMARLMRWMGRGGAYIPGGDQQPSGPEDFVGNVLTSDPVRFARNLAILAEEPDLALGPPTIGWADAALRQMRDFSNPSYAAHIRQPMLLVAAGYDQVVWTPAIEDFGMYLLAGRHLILPGARHEILQEQDQYRAQFWAAFDAFVPGTPRY, encoded by the coding sequence ATGAAATTCGTTTCCATCCCGGCCAATCCAGTGCCCGAGAACGGCCTTGCCGGCGTCGTCAAGACGCCAGACGGCGTGTCGCTGCGTTATGGCCGTTGGGAGCCGCCGCCGGGGCGCAAGGGCACAGTGGTCATTCTTCAGGGCCGTGCCGAGTTCATCGAAAAGTATTTCGAGACGGTGCGTGACCTGCGCGCGCGAGGCTTTGCGGTCGCGACCTTTGACTGGCGCGGACAAGGTCTCTCCGATCGTGCCTTCTCCGACCGGCGCAAGGGCTACGTGCGTAACTTCGCGCAGTACGCCATGGATCTCGACACCATCATGGAACAGGTGGTGTTGCCGGATTGTCCGCCGCCTTATTTCGTGCTCGGGCACTCGATGGGTGGCGCGGTGGCGATCCGCGCCTGTCATGACGGAAGGCGGTGGTTTGAGCGCGTCGTACTGTCCGCGCCAATGCTCGCTTTGCCGCCGCGGCGGTTTGCAGGCATGGCGGCGCCGATGGCGCGCCTGATGCGTTGGATGGGGAGAGGGGGAGCCTATATCCCCGGCGGCGATCAGCAACCCTCCGGTCCAGAAGATTTCGTCGGCAATGTGCTGACGTCCGACCCGGTGCGGTTTGCGCGTAATCTAGCGATCCTTGCCGAGGAGCCGGATCTTGCCCTCGGGCCGCCGACCATCGGCTGGGCCGACGCAGCACTGCGACAGATGCGGGACTTCAGCAATCCATCCTACGCTGCGCACATCCGCCAGCCGATGCTGTTGGTCGCCGCAGGTTACGATCAGGTGGTGTGGACACCGGCGATCGAGGATTTCGGTATGTACCTGCTTGCGGGCCGTCATCTCATACTGCCGGGTGCACGCCACGAAATCCTGCAGGAGCAGGATCAGTATCGCGCTCAATTCTGGGCTGCCTTCGACGCCTTCGTGCCCGGCACGCCGCGGTACTAA
- a CDS encoding Hsp20 family protein, whose amino-acid sequence MRTFDLSPLYRSTVGFDRLFSMLDGFEAAPGYPPYNIERTGENAYRITVAVAGFGENELSIESKENTLTIKGAKQTQTAQNGEVLYQGIAARAFERAFQLADYVTVKNAALENGLLHVDLVREIPEAKKPRQIPISNAQPQVVETKVAA is encoded by the coding sequence ATGCGTACTTTCGATCTCTCTCCCCTTTACCGTTCCACCGTCGGTTTCGACCGGCTGTTCTCGATGCTCGATGGCTTTGAAGCCGCGCCGGGCTATCCGCCCTACAACATCGAACGCACCGGCGAGAACGCTTACCGCATCACCGTTGCGGTCGCGGGTTTCGGCGAGAACGAGCTTTCGATTGAATCGAAAGAAAACACCCTCACCATCAAGGGCGCCAAGCAGACACAAACTGCGCAGAACGGCGAGGTGCTGTATCAGGGCATCGCGGCGCGCGCCTTCGAGCGCGCATTCCAGCTGGCCGATTATGTGACGGTGAAGAATGCCGCCCTCGAGAATGGCTTGCTGCACGTCGATCTCGTGCGCGAGATCCCCGAGGCCAAGAAGCCGCGCCAGATTCCGATCAGCAACGCTCAGCCCCAGGTGGTCGAGACCAAGGTCGCTGCGTAA